Sequence from the Anaerobranca californiensis DSM 14826 genome:
GATCTAATAAGTCATTGGGATAGTCTCCCATGGCAGTTACTTTAACTATCCTCCTATTGATATCGGTAATTTGGTTAAGGAGTGAGTTGATTTCCGCCACTGCACCCTTTAACAATTCATCATAGTCCCTGTCCACCTGTTCTAGCTGGCGATCCATCGTTTTAAAGGCGTCTACCATGGTAACCCCTGCCTGTCTTACCAAGGCCCTAGAGGAAAGCTCTGTCGGTTCTATTGCCAGCTGTTGTAGGGCAGACCAAAATTCATCTACTGCTTTACGGACACTTCCTTCTGAAGGTTCGTTAAAGATTGCTTCTATTTGTTCCATCCCTAATTTCTTTTGCTGCCATTGGGCTAATAGGGAATTTTCTAATCTCCACTGGTTGGCAGTATATTTATCAAACTGCCGCTGGATGGCAACTACACTTACACCTGTACCAATTTGCCCTGCTTTCATAGGACGGATATTTGATGGGCTGGTATAAGGTCCGGTGGCAGAAGTTATAACTTCTTGCCGGGAATACCCTTTAGTGTTGGCATTGGCTATGTTGTGTCCTACTGTATTTAAAGCTACTTGTTGTGTTTGTAACGCCCTACGGGCTAATTCAAGTCCTGAAAAAGTTGAACGCATTTTATCCCTCCTATGCTTTTATATCTAAAAAGCTGCCACCTTTACCTTTAGGTTTCGGTGTTTTACTGTATATTTTTTCTTCTTCCCCCGCTATGGTATTTAAGGAAAGCTGGACCATTTTTAAAGATTGGTCTAACAGTTTTTTGTTTAAAGCATTGACATCTGCAATCTTTTCAATTACCTTTCTAAGCTCTTCCGTTATCCCTTGGAGGTGTTGTTGTTCCTCTTTTTTAAGGATATTTTTTAAGTTCTCCCACCGGAGATCTTCATGGGGTATATTTAAAGCATTTGCTAAATTTTTTTGAATTTCTAGCCGTTCTAGCTCAAAGGCCCCTAATTTTTTAATCAGCTCTTCTTCCTGCTGGATAATTGAATCTAATGCTTCCATTTTAGCCAAAACCAGTGCCGCCCTTTTTTCTTCACTGTACTTTAACAGCTCTTTATAACCTTTGGTCTGTTCTTTGAGGTTTTCCGCCATCTTTTTAATATATATTTCCCGCATAGCTACCTCCTGTTTAGCATTTTCACTGCAATTTGGGCAGGGTCTACTGTATATGTCCCTTCTTCTATTTTTTTCTTAATAGTTTGGACTTTATCCATCCGGACATCGGGAGTTTCCCCTAAAGCTTTTTTGGCAACGGCAATTTCTTTAGCCCGCTGGGAGATTTCAAATTTATCTTCTAGCCTTTGTTCCCTTTTATTGTCGATATTTTTTTCTCTATTGGTCATGTTATAGCTTTTGATTATTCCCATTAAGTTATTGATTTTCAAGGTAAACACCTCCTAAAACCGAGATTATTAATATATATATCGTAAATTTTTCCGGAAACTTAAACAAATAACGGGATTTATTAGCTAAATCCCGTAAAGAAAGTACAAAATAATATTTACCTGTCCTTTTTATAAAGGCGATCCCGCATAAAGTGGAAACTGGCCTTTTGGTTGTCTTTAGGAGTATCCTCCTTTTCTTTTTTTGTTAAACTGGAGAATTCCTTTTCTAATTTTTCTCCACATTCTTTACAAAAACGGCCGCTGGAAATAGGGGCTCCACAATTTTCACAATCTAATACTAAAGCTTCAGAAACGTTGATTAAGCGATTTTCCCGCAAAAATTTTAAAATAGTTTCTACTGGTACTCCTGTCTCTTCAGAAACTGTTTGAACATCGGATTTAGGATTATCATAGATGTAATCCCTGACAATTTCATATTCTTTATCTTCTTGTTGGGCACAGGTAGGACAGATATCCCTTCTCAGCCTTTGAAAGAGTTTTCCACATTTGGGGCAATTTCTTATATCCATAATATCTCCCTCCTCTTTAATTCCCTAACACTAGGGCTATAATTTCACTACAACCTGTTTTTTGTAACTCTTTACAAGCATAAAGCAGAGTATTTCCTGTAGTAGATATATCGTCAATTAACAAAATCCTTTTTCCCTTTAGTTGAAGGTTAGGGATTAAAACAAATTCCCCTTCCCAGTTTTGACTTCGCTTAAAGATGTCTAAAGTATGTTGTGGAGGACGTTTCCCCTTTTTAATTAAAGTTTTTACCACCTTTTTATCTAGAAGTTTTCCTAATTCTTTAGCCAAAAGGTAGCTTTGATCAAAACCCCTATCCCCCAGTACCCTTTTACTGGCGGGAATATAGGTTATTAGATTGAATTCTTCTAAAGAATAATCTTTTTTAAGCCTGTCAAACAAGGCTTTAGCAAAACCTTTTTTTAAATATTGGTGATTGTTAAATTTAAATTTATGGATAAGTTCTTTCCAATATCCTTCATAAAGGGCAACTGCCATGATTTTTAAAGGTTTGTCACAATACCCTCCGTGATAAAAGCCTCCACAGTTTGGACAGGTGTTAAAATCTTTATAGTAGGTTATATCCTTTTCACAAAGGGGGCAAAGGGGCAAAAACCCTTCTACTTCTTTTGTACAGCCAATACATTTTTTAATTTCTGGATAGAAAAGGGCTAAAAGGTTTTTTTCTATATCTTTTTTAAACAATCTAGCTTTCCCCCTCAACTAGATATTTCTTCCCCCTATTTACTATTTTCGACATTTTCCTCCATTATCCTGCAATTAGACTAGTAAATAGGTCCTATTTAACAGGTTTTGGGGATAAATAGGCGGCTATTGAGCCTAAGATAGGGAAAATGGTAGAAATCAGCAAAATTTCTCTGTATCCACCAAAATAGTCGTAGGCAAAGCCAAAGGGTAGGGGTCCGAAGGCAGAACCTATTACCATAGCAGTCATGGCAACTCCTCTAATACTCCCTAAGTTTTTTCTACCAAAATAGCTTGGCCAAACTATTCCGTTGGCGATAGAGAAAAAACCGTTGACCATTCCCCAAATACATCCTAAAAATATGGCGGTTAAGTAATTAGATGTTAACAAAAAAGTGATGTTGATAATCAAAAATCCAATAAAAATTAGGGCTAATAAAAGGTGGGTTTTGTATTTATCAGCTATTACCCCTGCTAACATATTGCTAGGAAACTGTACTAAGGCATAGATACTGAGAATAGATGCTGCCAACATTGCAGCACCCTCAGAAGGAAAACCTCGATATTCCATAATCGATGCCAGATGAAAAGTAAAACCGGTATTTAAGGCAGCTGGTATGGTAACACAAAAGAGGAGTAACCAAAAGGCCTTGGTAGCCATGGCTTCTTTAAGGCTCCAATCAGTTTCTAATACCCCCTTTTGTTCTTCTAATACTACTTGATCATCCTTTAAGTTATGGTGATTATAGCTTTTTAGTCCTGCTATTTTTTTATTATCTGGTAAAAGTCCTAAGTCTTCCGGTTTATTTCTGATTAAAAATACAGCTATGGGAAACATAACAGCAATGAGGGCGATTCCCCAAAATATCCATCCTGCTCGCCAATTGTAGTTTTGAATTATCCAGGTATTTAAAGGGGGAAGTAGACCAGAGCTGATTACTCCCCCTAAAGCAGTTAAACTTAAAGCTTTACCCCTTTTTTCGATAAACCACTGGGGTACTAGGGTTGTAGACAAAAGGGTCATAGAACCTTGACCTAGTAAACGAACTAGAAAAAAACCGATAAACAACATCCAAGGGGCAGAAACTGCTGCCATCCAAAAACAAGCAATTGCTAGAAGAAAAGAAACAATTGACATCATCCTCCGATGACCCTTTTTGTCTACCAGTCTACCTACAAAGGAAAGGCTAAGGCCGGCAAATAAAGTGGCGGTAGAATAGAGACTGGAAATATACGCTCTACTCCAAGAAAATTCTTCTATATATGAATTGATAAAAACTGAAACTGAGTAAGTTTGCCCCGGACCAGAAAAAAATAACCCTAAGGCTGCTATAACAACTATTATCCAACCGTAGTACATCTAAAATCTCTCCATTCTTACGATAAATTCTTTACCTTTTGGTTCCTTTATTACTATATACTATTTTTCCAAATTTTGAAAGGGTATCCCCGCTACTCCCCCAATAATTCTGCTACCGTTACAAAGGTGTACCCTTCCTCTATCAACCACTCTAAAATTTCTGGCAATCCTTTTAAAGTTAGTTCTTTTCCTTCATGGAAAAGGATGATACTACCAGGTTTTGTTTTTTCTTTAACCCTAGCGATTATTTCCCCAGTATTTTCTGCCATCCAATCTCTAGTATCAACATCCCAAAGGATAACCCGATATCCTAATTTATGGGCTAATTCTAAGGTTTGCCTGTTATAATCGCCATAGGGTGGCCGGAAATAGGGATGGCTCATAAAAGGATCTAAAATTTTTTCTGTTTTTGTTATTTCCTGTATAACTTTATCCTTACTTAACTTGGAAAAATGAGGGTGGGAGTAGGAGTGATTAGCTATTTGATGTCCCTTAGTAAAGATCTCCTCCACTAAATCTTCCCTTCCCCGTGCCCTTTGGCCGATAAGGAAAAAGGTAGCCTTTACCCCGTATTCATCTAAAATATCTAACAGAAGGGGCAAAGTAGCTCCATTGGGACCATCATCAAAGGTTATGGCGACTTTTTTTCCACTATTACTGCCAGAATATATTACCGGTGCTATAGGGGGGCGGGGTTTAGGTTTTTCCAAGGGTGAATTTGGTGGGGGTGCTCCATAAATGAAGGGTGGGGAGAGT
This genomic interval carries:
- a CDS encoding flagellar protein FlgN, producing MREIYIKKMAENLKEQTKGYKELLKYSEEKRAALVLAKMEALDSIIQQEEELIKKLGAFELERLEIQKNLANALNIPHEDLRWENLKNILKKEEQQHLQGITEELRKVIEKIADVNALNKKLLDQSLKMVQLSLNTIAGEEEKIYSKTPKPKGKGGSFLDIKA
- the flgM gene encoding flagellar biosynthesis anti-sigma factor FlgM, whose product is MKINNLMGIIKSYNMTNREKNIDNKREQRLEDKFEISQRAKEIAVAKKALGETPDVRMDKVQTIKKKIEEGTYTVDPAQIAVKMLNRR
- a CDS encoding TIGR03826 family flagellar region protein, with protein sequence MDIRNCPKCGKLFQRLRRDICPTCAQQEDKEYEIVRDYIYDNPKSDVQTVSEETGVPVETILKFLRENRLINVSEALVLDCENCGAPISSGRFCKECGEKLEKEFSSLTKKEKEDTPKDNQKASFHFMRDRLYKKDR
- a CDS encoding ComF family protein; the encoded protein is MFKKDIEKNLLALFYPEIKKCIGCTKEVEGFLPLCPLCEKDITYYKDFNTCPNCGGFYHGGYCDKPLKIMAVALYEGYWKELIHKFKFNNHQYLKKGFAKALFDRLKKDYSLEEFNLITYIPASKRVLGDRGFDQSYLLAKELGKLLDKKVVKTLIKKGKRPPQHTLDIFKRSQNWEGEFVLIPNLQLKGKRILLIDDISTTGNTLLYACKELQKTGCSEIIALVLGN
- a CDS encoding MFS transporter translates to MYYGWIIVVIAALGLFFSGPGQTYSVSVFINSYIEEFSWSRAYISSLYSTATLFAGLSLSFVGRLVDKKGHRRMMSIVSFLLAIACFWMAAVSAPWMLFIGFFLVRLLGQGSMTLLSTTLVPQWFIEKRGKALSLTALGGVISSGLLPPLNTWIIQNYNWRAGWIFWGIALIAVMFPIAVFLIRNKPEDLGLLPDNKKIAGLKSYNHHNLKDDQVVLEEQKGVLETDWSLKEAMATKAFWLLLFCVTIPAALNTGFTFHLASIMEYRGFPSEGAAMLAASILSIYALVQFPSNMLAGVIADKYKTHLLLALIFIGFLIINITFLLTSNYLTAIFLGCIWGMVNGFFSIANGIVWPSYFGRKNLGSIRGVAMTAMVIGSAFGPLPFGFAYDYFGGYREILLISTIFPILGSIAAYLSPKPVK
- a CDS encoding polysaccharide deacetylase family protein: MDKDYSVVNRVFILLNILLVGILLGVVEERAIQIGLPPIEEKGELPGEIFYEIKDDFTIILITVNSLEGVILSPPFIYGAPPPNSPLEKPKPRPPIAPVIYSGSNSGKKVAITFDDGPNGATLPLLLDILDEYGVKATFFLIGQRARGREDLVEEIFTKGHQIANHSYSHPHFSKLSKDKVIQEITKTEKILDPFMSHPYFRPPYGDYNRQTLELAHKLGYRVILWDVDTRDWMAENTGEIIARVKEKTKPGSIILFHEGKELTLKGLPEILEWLIEEGYTFVTVAELLGE